Proteins found in one Pectobacterium atrosepticum genomic segment:
- the narQ gene encoding nitrate/nitrite two-component system sensor histidine kinase NarQ has translation MVKRPVSTSLARAFFYIALLSFLTTGIALLTLASGLRDAEAINVAGSMRMQSYRMGYDLQGDRAALEAHRHLYAQTLDSPVFHLLDRWYVPRDVRDRYAALLQSWKTMDERLSAGDRVWYQDNIVRYVTQIDLFVLALQHYSERKMMIVVVTSIIGSITIYILIFFTLRRIRRQVVVPLNKLMAACASIEKGRFTHSRLDVNLPNELGLLAQTFSSMTDELQKLYRSLEDKVRQKTLRLQEVNRMLKVLYNCSQAMNVSTIDRHCFQQILQIVHRYETVVCLEMRVGENWLLCEGQSDEQTAWQTLPIRLQEVEFGQLRWQASTQQPSAQLMESVANMLGRGLYFNQAQKHYQQLLLMEERATIARELHDSLAQVLSYLNIQMTLLKRAVAEENAQARQIITDFEQALSDAYRQLRELLGTFRLTLQQADLPAAMQEMIEPLRAQTPATIDIDCRIPTQALDASQQVHLLQIIREAVLNAIKHAQATTITVNCRTQPDGSHCVDIRDDGCGIINQEEPAGHYGLNIMQERAERLGGRLAIGLHPEGGTQVSVRFSTPTTARERDNTNNLYPE, from the coding sequence ATGGTCAAACGTCCTGTTTCTACCAGTCTGGCTCGCGCATTTTTTTATATCGCGTTGCTCTCATTCCTGACGACGGGCATTGCGCTGCTGACGTTAGCCAGCGGTTTGCGCGATGCGGAAGCGATCAACGTTGCTGGCTCCATGCGTATGCAAAGCTATCGCATGGGATATGACCTACAGGGCGACCGTGCAGCGTTAGAAGCGCATCGCCACCTCTATGCGCAAACGCTGGATTCCCCAGTTTTTCATCTGTTGGATCGCTGGTATGTGCCGCGCGATGTACGCGATCGTTATGCCGCACTGTTGCAGAGCTGGAAAACGATGGATGAGCGCCTAAGCGCGGGGGATCGGGTGTGGTATCAGGACAATATTGTTCGCTATGTCACGCAGATCGATCTCTTTGTGTTGGCGTTGCAGCATTATTCCGAGCGCAAGATGATGATAGTGGTTGTGACATCAATAATTGGTTCGATCACTATCTATATACTGATCTTCTTTACGCTGCGCCGCATTCGCCGTCAGGTCGTCGTGCCGTTGAATAAGCTGATGGCGGCCTGTGCGTCCATTGAGAAGGGGCGTTTTACTCATTCGCGGCTGGATGTCAATTTGCCGAATGAATTGGGATTACTGGCGCAAACCTTCAGCAGCATGACTGACGAATTGCAAAAGCTCTACCGCTCTCTGGAAGACAAGGTACGGCAGAAAACGCTGCGTTTGCAGGAAGTGAACCGTATGCTGAAGGTGTTGTACAACTGTTCTCAGGCGATGAATGTCAGCACGATCGACAGGCATTGCTTTCAGCAGATTCTGCAAATTGTTCATCGCTATGAAACGGTCGTCTGTCTGGAAATGCGGGTAGGGGAGAACTGGCTGTTATGTGAAGGCCAGTCGGACGAGCAGACAGCATGGCAGACGCTGCCCATCCGTTTGCAAGAGGTCGAGTTTGGACAGCTACGGTGGCAGGCATCAACGCAGCAGCCGTCGGCGCAGCTGATGGAAAGCGTCGCCAATATGCTGGGGCGCGGCCTCTATTTTAATCAGGCGCAGAAGCACTACCAGCAGTTGCTACTGATGGAGGAGCGAGCCACTATTGCGCGTGAACTGCATGACTCACTGGCTCAGGTGCTTTCTTATCTGAATATCCAGATGACGTTATTAAAGCGCGCGGTAGCGGAAGAAAATGCGCAGGCTCGGCAGATCATCACCGATTTTGAACAGGCGTTAAGCGATGCTTACCGCCAACTGCGGGAATTGTTAGGAACGTTCCGGCTGACGCTGCAACAGGCTGATTTGCCTGCGGCGATGCAGGAAATGATTGAACCGCTAAGAGCGCAGACTCCGGCGACGATTGATATCGATTGCCGTATTCCTACGCAGGCGCTAGATGCATCACAGCAGGTTCACCTGCTGCAAATTATTCGTGAAGCGGTGCTAAACGCCATTAAACACGCGCAGGCGACGACGATTACCGTCAACTGTCGTACGCAGCCCGATGGTAGTCATTGTGTTGATATTCGAGATGACGGCTGCGGCATTATCAATCAGGAAGAACCCGCAGGACATTACGGTTTAAATATTATGCAGGAACGCGCCGAACGGTTAGGAGGACGATTAGCTATTGGTCTCCACCCTGAAGGAGGGACGCAGGTTAGCGTTCGTTTTTCGACGCCGACGACAGCGCGTGAACGTGACAACACGAATAATCTCTACCCTGAATAA